From the Longimicrobium terrae genome, the window AAAAGGTGCAGATGGCGGACTTCGAGGACGCCAAGGACAAGGTCATGATGGGCGCCGAGCGCCGCTCCTACGTGATGAAGGACGAGGAGCGCCGGCTGACCGCGTACCACGAGGCCGGCCACGCGCTGTGCACCATCGTGGTGCTGGGCAACGATCCGCTGCATAAGGTCACCATCATCCCGCGCGGCCGCGCGCTGGGGATGGCGTTCACGCTGCCGGAGGACGACCGCGTGTCCATCACCCGCCGCCAGCTGGAGGCGCGCCTGGTGATGGCGTACGGCGGGCGCGCGGCGGAGGAGCTGATCTTTGGCCGCGACCGGGTGACCACGGGCGCCGCCGGCGACATCCAGCAGGCCACGCGCATCGCCCGCGCGTACGTGACGCAGTGGGGCCTGTCGGACGCGGTGGGCCCGGTGGCGATCGCGGAAAGCGAGCAGGAAGTGTTTCTGGGCCGCGACCTGGGATCGCGCCGCGAGGTGTCGGAAAAGACGGCGGAGCTGGTGGATGCCGAGGTGGCGCGCGTGCTGGGCGAGGCGCTGGAAAGCGCCCGCGTGACGCTGCGCGAGCACGAGGCGTCGCTGCACGCCATCGCCGCCGCGCTGCTGGAGCGCGAAACGCTGACCCGCGATGAAGTGGTGGCGCTTTCCGAGGGCCGCGCGCTTCCCCCCATGAAGCCCGCCACGGAGCCCGGCCCGCCGGATCTGGCGGACCTGCCCTCCGCGCCGGAGCGGCACTCCAAGCCCAGCGGGGGCGTGGAAGGGTTGACGCCGAGGCTGGCGTAAGGGGAAAAGTGCGTCAGTGCGGGGTGCGTGAGTGCGATGGCGGCGGAGCGGACCGCGGGTGTTGATCCGCTCCCCGATGAAGGGTCAAAATGCGCGAAGGCGGGCCGTGTGCTTGCCTTCGCGCTTTTGCGTTCGATACTTTCGCGGGATGCACAGTCATCCGCCCGCCGCCCCTGGTCCCTCCCACACGCTCCCCGCGGGCGTGGGGGATGATGCGTCGTGGGTGCTGCGGAGCCGGTCGGTCTCGCTGGAGCGGCCGGTGGTGATGGGGATTCTGAACCTGACGCCGGACAGCTTCAGCGACGGTGGGCGCTTTCTGCACCCCGGCGCGGCGGTGCAGCAGGCGCGGCGGATGGTGGCGGAAGGCGCGGACCTGATCGACGTCGGCGGCGAAAGCACGCGGCCCGGTGCGGATCCGGTTTCCGCGGAGGAGGAGGCGGAGCGCGTGGGGCCCGTGCTGCGCGCGCTGGCCGCGGAGCTGGACGTGCCGCTGAGCGTGGACACCCGCCGCGCGTCCGTGGCGCGCGCGGCGCTGGACGCGGGCGCGGAGATCGTCAACGACGTCTCCGGTCTGTCCGACTCCGGGATGGCGGGCGTGGTGGCCGCCGCCGGGGCGGGCCTCGTCCTGATGCACATGCGCGGTACGCCGCGGACCATGCAGTCGCTGACGGACTACGGCGACGTGGTGGATGACGTGGCCGCGGAGCTGTCCGCGTCGCTGGAGCGCGCGGACGCGGCGGGGATCGGCCGCGAGCGGATCGTGGTGGATCCGGGAATCGGCTTCGCCAAGACGGGGGCGCAGAACCTGGAACTGATCGCGGGGATCGGGCGGCTGCGGGCGCGGCTGGGGCGGCCGGTGCTGCTGGGGGCTTCGCGCAAGGCGTTCATCGGCGCGCTGCTGGGCGGCGTGCCGGCGGACGCGCGCGACGCGGGAACGGTGGGCGCGTGCGTGGCCGGGCTGGCCCGCGGCGCCCGCCTGTTCCGCGTGCACGACGTGCGCGGCGCGCGGCAGGCGCTGGACGTGGCGGAAGCCGTGTTCCGCGCGGGACGGATGGCGCCATGAACACGCTGATCGAGCGGTTCGGGTTTCTGGCGCCGGACTGGCGCGACCTGGTGGAGATCCTGATCGTCTCCTGGGTGCTGTACCGCGCGCTGCTGGTGCTGGCCGGGACGCGGGCGCTGCAGATGCTGCTGGGCATTTTTGCCATCGTGGCGCTGTACGGCGCCGCGCGCATCCTGAACCTGTCGCTGCTGGAGTACCTGCTGGAGCGCGTGTTCGAGTTCGGCGTGATCGCCGCGCTCATCGTGTTTCAGCCGGAGCTGAGGAGCGCGCTGGCGCAACTGGGGCAGAACCGCATTCTGCGCGTGTTCAGCCGGCTGGAGCAGACGCAGGTGGCGGAAGAGGTGACGCAGGCGGCGGAGGAGATGGCGCGCGGAAAGATCGGCGCCATCATCGCCATCGAGCGCGAGATGGGGCTGGGCGAGTACGTGGAGACGGGCACGCCGCTGCAGGCCCGCGTATCCGATGCGCTGCTGCTGAACATCTTTACGCCCTACTCGCTGCTGCACGACGGCGCCGCCGTCATTCGCGGCGACCAGATCGTGGGGGCGGGCGTCATCCTTCCGCTCACGCAGTCGCAGGTGACGGACCGCTCGCTCGGAACCCGCCACCGCGCGGCGCTGGGGCTGTCGGAAGAAACGGACGCGCTCGTGGTGGTGGTGTCGGAGGAAACCGGCGCCATTTCGCTGGCGCAGGGCGGCCGCCTGCACCGCGGGCTTACGCCGGACCAGCTGCAGCAGATGCTGGGGCAGGGAACCGCCGAACTCACCACGCCGCCCGGCACCCGCGCGAGCGATACGCTGTAGGCGGTACCTGCCGGGGCGACTGAAGTCGCGGCAACAACGGCGCAAAGTCCGCCTTCGCGGACTGCGGGGGAGGGTTCCATCCACCATCCCCGGTCCGGCGCATCCGCCCATCCAGAGCGAATGAATTCGCCGCTGGAAAAGCACGAAGTCCGCCTTCGCGGACTGCACCCCCGACATCATCCCTATCCAGCCAACCCCGCCCCCAGGCGTCATCCTGAGGGAGCGTGCGCCGGCCTCTCCGCCGCGCCGAATCCTGCGCGACCGAAGGATCTACCATCCGCCGAGCCAACGTCGCGACACGCACGCCCGTTCTCGCGGGGAAGGTAGATCCTTCGTCGGCGCCAGAACGTGGTGCCGCTGACGCATCGGCCGGCGCCTCCTCAGGATGACATGTTGTTGTCGCGCGTCTACTTACAGCCCAAACCATGTCATCCTGAGGGAGCGTGCGCCGGCCTCTCCGCCGCGCCGAATCCTGCGCGACCGAAGGATCTACCATCCGCCGAGCCAACGTCGCGACACGCACGCCCGTTCTCGCGGGGCAAGTGGATCCTTCGTCGGCGCCAGGATACGGCGCGACGGAAAACCCGCCCGGCGCCTCCGTAGGATTACGCCTTGCGGCGTGAGCCGTCCCGCTGGGCCAATCTGAGCTAGGACAAACGGGGTTTCTCAACACCATCTGAGAGAGACCGCGCCCGATTCCGGCGTGTCGCAATCGCCGGTGAGGCGCTTCACTCTGGATCGCAGACGCGATAAGGCGTCGCTCCCGGCGTGTGCTTTCTGTCCAAGGTTTGTTTCTTGCCCTTGCCGGGGGTCCACTCCTCTGCCCCCGTGCCCCCAACAGAATGAAGGGAGCGATCTGGTTCGTCCTGATCGGCGTGCTCCTCGTGGCCATGGCGCTTTCGCGCTCCGTGCTGCGCCGGCTGCCGCTCTCGACGTCCATGCTCTACCTGGGCGCCGGCTTCGTCCTTGGCCCGCAGGTGGCCGGGCTGATGCACGTGGACATCTACACGCAGTCGGCGATCTGGGAGCGCGTCACCGAGGTGGCGGTGCTCATTTCGCTGTTCGCGGCCGGGCTCAAGCTGCGCACGCCGCTGCGCGACGGGCGATGGGTGCTGCCGGTTCGCCTTGCGACGGTCTCCATGCTGGTGACGGTGGGGCTGGTGACGCTGGTGGGCGTGTTCGGAATGGGGCTGCCGGTGGGCGCCGCCGTCCTCCTCGGCGGCATCCTGGCCCCAACGGACCCGGTGCTCGCCTCCGACGTGCAGGTCACGCATCCCACCGACGGCGACCGGCTGCGCTTCGGCCTCACGGGCGAGGCGGGGCTCAACGACGGCACCGCGTTTCCCTTCATCATGCTCGGCCTGGGGCTGCTGGGGCTGCACGACCTTGGCGAGTTCGGCTGGCGCTGGTTCGCGGTGGACCTCGTGTGGGCGGTGGGATCGGGGCTGGTGGTGGGCACGGTGCTGGGAACGCTGATCGGGCGGCTGGTGCTGCACCTGCGGCGCAAGCACCGCGAGGCCGTGGGGTTGGACGACTTTCTGGCGCTGGGGCTGATCGCGCTGGCGTACGGAGTGGCGCTGCTGGTGCACGGATACGGCTTTCTGGCCGTGTTTGCCGCGGGGCTCGCGCTGCGCCGCATTGAGCGGCGGGAGGCGGGCGGAGAAGAGCCGCCCCAGGACGTGGCGGTCGCGGCCACCTCCGCCGAGGCCGAAGACGCGGCCACCGACAAGGACAAGGCGCCGGCCTACATGGCGCAGGCCGCGCTGGGCTTTACCGAGCAGCTGGAGCGCATCGGTGAGTTCGCGGTGGTGCTGCTGCTGGGCGGGATGATCTCGTGGAATTTTCTGCCGAGCGTGGCGCTGTGGTTCATTCCGCTGCTGTTTCTGGTTATCCGCCCCGTTTCCGTCTACCTGGGCCTGCTGGGTTCGGCCACCACGAGCATGCAGCGGGGGTTGATTGCGTGGTTCGGCATCCGCGGCATCGGGTCCGTCTATTATCTGACGTACGCCATGCAGCACGGCCTTCCCGAGCAGTTCAGCCGGACGGTGGCGGCTCTGGTGCTGGCCACGGTCGCGGTCTCCGCCGTGGCGCACGGCATTTCGGTGACACCGTTGATGGCGCGCTACGCCAACCGCTCGCGCCGCGAGGCCGACCGCATGGGCGTGACCCGCTCCGCACTGGATCGCAGAAAGTAGACGCGGCCAGCCGACAGGAAATCGTGCGTGGCGGCGGAACGCGAGCCCGGCGGTTGAAACCGCGCCTCGAAAGACACGAAGTCCGCCTCCGCGGACTGTGACTGCGGATCCGGTTGCGGCCCCGCACACGAGAAGTCCCGAACGCGCGCATCCGCCGTTCGGGGCTTCTGGTTCATGGGATGCTCACGACAGCCGCCGCCACAGTCCGCGAAGGCGGACTTCGCGCTTTTCCAGCGGCGGATTCATTCGCTCCTGGGTGGCGGACGCGCGGAACTGGGCACGACAGATGGGAGCCGCCGCCACAGTCCGCGAAGGCGGACTTTGCGCCGTTATTGCCGCGACTTCAGTCGCCCCTGCTCACCATCCTGCTCTCTCAACCATCACCCAGCGACTTGTAGAAGAACGTCGTATCGCACGGCGCGCCGTCCGGCATCAGCGCGTACCCCGGTACCACGCCCACCCGCACCCATCCAAGGCTCTCATACAGCCGCTCCGCGTCGCCACCCGTCACGGTGTCGAGTACCAGCAATGTGCGCCCCACCTGCCACGCGGCCTCGGCGGCGGCGCGCATCAAGGCGGCGCCCAGCCCCCGCCGCCGTGCGGATCGGCGGACCAGCATCTTCGCCACGTCCGCGCGGTGCGGCTGGTTTTCCGGCACGCCGACCAGCAACTGCACCGTCCCCACGAACTCGCCGCTGGCCACATCCTCCGCCGCCAGCAGAATGCGGTCACCCGCCGCGACGCCCTCCGCGACGCGCTTCCAGAACCCGTCCGCCGTATCGCGCGAGAGCGGCGCCATGAACCCGACTGACGCGCCACCCTGCACGCAGTCCAGCAGAATGGCCGCGAACTCCGCCGCGCGCTCCCGGGCTTCGTCCGCGCGGATCTGGCGGATGATGAACGCCTCCGTCGCATATTCCGTCACGGCGCGCTCCTGAGATGGTGAGCCTTGGTTCCGCCGGACGGCTGATCCGCGGCGAGCGCGACGACATACCGCGCCTCGCGCCGGGTGGGATTACGGAACGCGATCGGGCCTTCCAGGCGCATCGCCAGGCAGTCGCCCGCGTCCAGCGCGTGCGTGTCGCCGCCGACGGAGAGTTCAATGCCGCCCTCCATCACCCACACCTGCTGGCTGATGGCCACCGCGCGCGTACCCGGCGTGTCGTACGCCACCCGCGCGCCCGCCGGCAGGATGATCTCCGCCAGTTCGATGGGCGACGGAAAACCCGCGGGCGACAGGTTGCGGCGCAGGTAGCCGGTTTCCGGATCGCGCCATGTTGCCTGATCGGCCCGGCGCGACAGAGGCGAAGCGTCGGCGTGCGCGCCGTCCGCGAACAGCGACGCCAGCGTTACGCCCAGCCCCGCGGCCAGCCGGTCCAGAACCGCCGCCGTCGGGCTGCTCTCGCCGCGCTCCACGAGCGAGATCATGGAGCGGCTTACGCCCGCGCGCTCGGCCAGCGCCTCCAGCGTGAGCCCCCGCTCGGCGCGCAGATTCCGCAACCGCACCGCGAGCCGCGCGTTGATGTCATCGTTTGTTGTTTCCATGATACTAGAAATAATTCCATCGTTCAGGAATATCAACCCTGTCGATCGCGAGCACGCTGGCGAACGACCGCGGATTCCCTGCCCGTGCAATTCCGGGGGTGGCCCATTATCCTGGACAAATCACCGTGATAAGGGAGATCAGTGGGATGTCGGGCTGCTGCGGATGCTCGCCTGTGACTGAAAATGTCCCAATTGACGATTTGGGCGGAACGGGACATATTCTGGAGGGTAAACCCCTTCCGATAACCCGATGCCCTATGCTCTTCCGTTGCCAATCGAATGGAAGCAGTCTGGCTGGCGAGTCAGAATCGCCGAAAAAGAGCGCGTGGAGCCGCCGCACGTCACCTCCGCCGCCGCGAGCGCTGTTGGCGGCTGGGGCTGCGCGACGGGCGGTTCCTGGACCGGCGTCCGCCTCCGTCCGAGGTGCCGGACGCGCTGGTGGTGATCGTGACCAGCGCGTTCCCGCTGCTGATCGAGGAGTGGGACCGCAAGTATCCGCACAACCCTGTATCGTCCGGAGCCCATGATGGATGACGTTCTGCTGCTGGAGCCCGGCAGCAACGACGAGGTGCAGTGCGCCGCCGCCGTCCGCCGCGTGTCGCACCCGGACGACGTGCGCGACGCGCTGGTGGGCGGCGGGCGGCGGCCCACGTACTGGGTGGCCGGCCCCGGAACCGCGCTCAAGTCGCTGGTGGATTCTGCCGATGACATGCGTGGCGATCACCGGCTGGTGCTGCTGGACGGCGTGCACGAAGGCCGGGAGGCCGTGCTGCGGGCCATGTTCCGCAGCGTGATCGTGGGCGACGAGTCCAGCCTGCTTCCGGTGGATGAACTGCTGTGCGCGCTCACCTCGCCAGACCGCGACCGGCTGCTGATCGGCGGGGCGGTGGACCACGAGGATGGCGTGCTGCTGCTGCACCGCGCCGACCTCAGCCGTCCTCCGCTGCTGGTGCCGATGGCGTGGTTCACCCCGTCGGGCGACGGGACCGCGCCGGACTTTGCGCGCTTCGCGGTGGTGGATTACGGGACGGCCGTGCAGTTGGGCGAGTACGAGGCCTCGGCCTCCGCGATCCTGTGCGAGTTCGACGCGGACTTCCGGCGCCAGGCCCGCCGCGACCTGGCCGACGCCGACGAGTCGTTCGGCGCATCGCTCCGCCGTCTGCGGCTCCAGAAGGGATTGTCGCGCGCGGATTTCCCCGGCATCTCCGAAAAGCAGATCGCGCGCATCGAGCGGGGCGAAACGGACCGTCCGCGCCGCGCCACCCTCGAGCGCATCGCCGACCGCCTCGGCGTCGCCCCGGAGGACATCGCGACGTACTGATCGCGTTCGTTGGCGCGGGTAGATGACAGAGGATGACGCGCGCTCCCTGAGTAGATGCCGTCGCCGAGGTCTGGTGAGCGAATGAATCCGCCGCTCAAACAGCGCGAACCCCCGACACCGGCCTCTGGCGCGTCTGGTTCGGGGCTTCAACCGCGTTCGGGGAGCCGCGCCGGGCTGGTGTGTGCTCCCTCTCCCACATCCGTTCGTGGGAGAGGGTCGTCGTGCGCAGCACGCGGGGTGAGGGCCCCACTCTCGGACGCGCACCGAACTCTGGATTCGCCACCGACGTCCTCCCCCCCATCCGCCGTGCCGTTGCTTCCGCGGGGGTGCGGGGATACAATCGTCGGATGGACTCTCATCTGCTGGCCGAGCGCGTGGCACGCGTACGTGACGGAATCGAGCGTGCGCGCGCGCGATCGGGCCGAACCGACGCGGTCACCCTGGTGGCCGTCACCAAGACGCATCCGGCCGACACCGTGCGCGCCGCCATCGCCGCCGGCCTCGCCGACGTGGGCGAAAACCGCGTGCAGGAGATGGACGACAAGGTGGCCGAACTCGGCCGCGAAGCCGTTCGCTGGCACCTGATCGGCCACCTGCAGCGCAACAAGGCCGCCCGCGCCGTGGCCCTCGCCGACCTCATCCACTCGCTGGATTCCATCCGCCTGGCGGAGGAACTGTCCCGCGAGGCGGTCAAGGCTGGCGTGGAGGTGCACGCGCTCGTTCAGGTCAACACCTCCGGCGAGGAAAGCAAGTTCGGCCTTCCCGCGGACGAAGCGCTTGACGCGGCTGCGCGGATGGCGGCGCTCCCCGGCCTGCGGCTGGAGGGGATGATGACGATGGCGCCGTTCACCGAGGACGAGGCCGTGGTGCGGCGTACCTTTGCCGCCGCGCGCACTCTTTGCGAAGACGCCGCCCGGCAGATCCCCGGCTTCGGCCGCGCGCTGTCGATGGGCATGAGCAACGATTACGAGGCCGCCGTGGAGGAGGGAAGCACCCTGGTCCGCGTCGGCTCGACCCTGTTTGGAGACCGCGGTACATGATCGACCTGACGCCCCTGGACGTAAAGAAAAAGAAGGGCGACTTCCGGCGCGTCGTTCGCGGCTACGACCCCGCCGCGGTGGACGACTTTCTGGAAACCGTCTCCGCGCGCATGGAAGAGCTCGTGCGCGAAGGGATGACGCTCAACGCCCGCGTGGAAGGGATGACGGACGCCATGTCCGCCTACCGCGACCGCGAGCGCGCCATGAACGAGGCGCTCGTCAGCGCCCAGCAGCTGCGCGAGGAAATGCGCGAGCAGGCCGCCCGCGAGGCCGACCTGGTGCTGCGCGAGGCGCGCGCCGAGGCGGAGCGCATCGTGGGCGAGGCGCGGCGGCAGGCCACGCAGGCGGTGGAGGCGCTGCGCCGCATCCAGGGCCAGCGCGTTCGCTTTCTCCGCATCTTTCGCACGCTGCTGGAGCGCCAGCAGCACGAATTGGATCAGGAAGAAGAGCGCACGCCCCACCTGGGCCGCGGCGACGATTTTGACGACCCCGACGCGCAGGCGGGCTGACCGATGACCGTGATGGAGCAGATTCGGCAGGCCACCGACGCCATCCGCGCGCAGAGCGATCTGCGGCCGCGCGTGGCGCTCATCCTGGGCACCGGGCTGGGCGGGCTGGCGGAGCGGATGGAGGTGCAGACGTCCATCCCCTACGAGCAGATTCCCGGCTTTCCGCTGTCCACGGTGGAGACGCACAAGGGCCGGCTGCTGCTGGGCACGCTGGGCGGCCAGCCCGTCGTCGCCATGCAGGGCCGCTTTCACGCGTACGAGGGCTACACGCTGCAGCAGGTGGCCTTTCCCGTGCGCGTCATGCGGGCGCTGGGCGCGGAGACGCTCGTCGTGAGCAATGCGTGCGGGGGAATGAACCCGCTGTGGGGCCCCGGCGACCTGATGCTGATCGCCGATCACATCAACATGCTGGGCGACAACCCGCTCATCGGCGCGAATGCGGATGAGCTGGGGCCGCGCTTTCCCGACATGTCCATGCCGTACGACGAGGAGCTTCGGCGGCTGGCGGTGGAGGTGGCGCTGGACCGCGGCATCACGTTGCGCCGCGGCGTCTACGTGGCCGTGCCCGGGCCCAACCTGGAGACCCGCGCGGAGTACCGCATGCTGCGCGGCCTGGGCGCAGACGTGGTGGGGATGAGCACCGTTCCCGAGGTCATCGTGGCGGTGCATGGCGGGATGCGGGTGCTGGGGATCAGCATCATCACCGACCAGTGCCTGCCGGACGCGCTTGAGCCGGCTAACATCACGCAGATCATCGCCGTGGCCGGGCGCGCGGAGCCGCACCTGACCGCGCTGGTGGAAGGCGTGCTGGAGCGCCTGTGATGCGCCGCGCGAGCTTGTTCATCCTCCCGCTGCTGGCCGCCCTCGCCGCGTGCGGGGATGATCCGGAACGATCTACCGATGGAGAAGCGGCGGAAGAGCACGCCTCCGATCCCATGCGGATGGAGTCGGACCCGGCGGACTCCATCGCCGAAGCGAAGCGGATGCAGGCGCACTCGGACTCCGTGCGACGCGAGGTGATGCGCAAGGCGGGGCTTCCGGAAGAACCGCCGGAGCCGCCCGAGGTGCCTGCGCGTCCGGCCATCCGCAACAAGGCCGAGTGCCTTGCGCAGGCCGACAGCGTGGGCGGCGGCGAAGGCGAAGTCCTGCGCTCCGCCTGCCGCAACCTTCCCGACGCGCGCTGATCCAGCCGCGCTGACGCAGGTCGCAATCATCCCCGCTCCGGCATCGTCCGGGGCGGGGATGCGCTGTTTATCGTCTGGGTTGCATCTGGGCTCGACCGGCTCAGGCTCAGAGCGGCTCGCCCACGGACTCGTAGCGTCCATCCGGCAGAACGCGCACCTCGCCCACCATGGCGAGCGTTTCCAGATGGCGCGTCACCAAGGCCACAGGCGCACCGG encodes:
- a CDS encoding DivIVA domain-containing protein, producing MIDLTPLDVKKKKGDFRRVVRGYDPAAVDDFLETVSARMEELVREGMTLNARVEGMTDAMSAYRDRERAMNEALVSAQQLREEMREQAAREADLVLREARAEAERIVGEARRQATQAVEALRRIQGQRVRFLRIFRTLLERQQHELDQEEERTPHLGRGDDFDDPDAQAG
- a CDS encoding purine-nucleoside phosphorylase, which encodes MEQIRQATDAIRAQSDLRPRVALILGTGLGGLAERMEVQTSIPYEQIPGFPLSTVETHKGRLLLGTLGGQPVVAMQGRFHAYEGYTLQQVAFPVRVMRALGAETLVVSNACGGMNPLWGPGDLMLIADHINMLGDNPLIGANADELGPRFPDMSMPYDEELRRLAVEVALDRGITLRRGVYVAVPGPNLETRAEYRMLRGLGADVVGMSTVPEVIVAVHGGMRVLGISIITDQCLPDALEPANITQIIAVAGRAEPHLTALVEGVLERL
- a CDS encoding GNAT family N-acetyltransferase produces the protein MTEYATEAFIIRQIRADEARERAAEFAAILLDCVQGGASVGFMAPLSRDTADGFWKRVAEGVAAGDRILLAAEDVASGEFVGTVQLLVGVPENQPHRADVAKMLVRRSARRRGLGAALMRAAAEAAWQVGRTLLVLDTVTGGDAERLYESLGWVRVGVVPGYALMPDGAPCDTTFFYKSLGDG
- a CDS encoding cation:proton antiporter; amino-acid sequence: MKGAIWFVLIGVLLVAMALSRSVLRRLPLSTSMLYLGAGFVLGPQVAGLMHVDIYTQSAIWERVTEVAVLISLFAAGLKLRTPLRDGRWVLPVRLATVSMLVTVGLVTLVGVFGMGLPVGAAVLLGGILAPTDPVLASDVQVTHPTDGDRLRFGLTGEAGLNDGTAFPFIMLGLGLLGLHDLGEFGWRWFAVDLVWAVGSGLVVGTVLGTLIGRLVLHLRRKHREAVGLDDFLALGLIALAYGVALLVHGYGFLAVFAAGLALRRIERREAGGEEPPQDVAVAATSAEAEDAATDKDKAPAYMAQAALGFTEQLERIGEFAVVLLLGGMISWNFLPSVALWFIPLLFLVIRPVSVYLGLLGSATTSMQRGLIAWFGIRGIGSVYYLTYAMQHGLPEQFSRTVAALVLATVAVSAVAHGISVTPLMARYANRSRREADRMGVTRSALDRRK
- a CDS encoding YggS family pyridoxal phosphate-dependent enzyme; the protein is MDSHLLAERVARVRDGIERARARSGRTDAVTLVAVTKTHPADTVRAAIAAGLADVGENRVQEMDDKVAELGREAVRWHLIGHLQRNKAARAVALADLIHSLDSIRLAEELSREAVKAGVEVHALVQVNTSGEESKFGLPADEALDAAARMAALPGLRLEGMMTMAPFTEDEAVVRRTFAAARTLCEDAARQIPGFGRALSMGMSNDYEAAVEEGSTLVRVGSTLFGDRGT
- the cdaA gene encoding diadenylate cyclase CdaA; amino-acid sequence: MNTLIERFGFLAPDWRDLVEILIVSWVLYRALLVLAGTRALQMLLGIFAIVALYGAARILNLSLLEYLLERVFEFGVIAALIVFQPELRSALAQLGQNRILRVFSRLEQTQVAEEVTQAAEEMARGKIGAIIAIEREMGLGEYVETGTPLQARVSDALLLNIFTPYSLLHDGAAVIRGDQIVGAGVILPLTQSQVTDRSLGTRHRAALGLSEETDALVVVVSEETGAISLAQGGRLHRGLTPDQLQQMLGQGTAELTTPPGTRASDTL
- the folP gene encoding dihydropteroate synthase codes for the protein MHSHPPAAPGPSHTLPAGVGDDASWVLRSRSVSLERPVVMGILNLTPDSFSDGGRFLHPGAAVQQARRMVAEGADLIDVGGESTRPGADPVSAEEEAERVGPVLRALAAELDVPLSVDTRRASVARAALDAGAEIVNDVSGLSDSGMAGVVAAAGAGLVLMHMRGTPRTMQSLTDYGDVVDDVAAELSASLERADAAGIGRERIVVDPGIGFAKTGAQNLELIAGIGRLRARLGRPVLLGASRKAFIGALLGGVPADARDAGTVGACVAGLARGARLFRVHDVRGARQALDVAEAVFRAGRMAP
- a CDS encoding helix-turn-helix transcriptional regulator; translation: MDDVLLLEPGSNDEVQCAAAVRRVSHPDDVRDALVGGGRRPTYWVAGPGTALKSLVDSADDMRGDHRLVLLDGVHEGREAVLRAMFRSVIVGDESSLLPVDELLCALTSPDRDRLLIGGAVDHEDGVLLLHRADLSRPPLLVPMAWFTPSGDGTAPDFARFAVVDYGTAVQLGEYEASASAILCEFDADFRRQARRDLADADESFGASLRRLRLQKGLSRADFPGISEKQIARIERGETDRPRRATLERIADRLGVAPEDIATY
- a CDS encoding helix-turn-helix domain-containing protein; translated protein: METTNDDINARLAVRLRNLRAERGLTLEALAERAGVSRSMISLVERGESSPTAAVLDRLAAGLGVTLASLFADGAHADASPLSRRADQATWRDPETGYLRRNLSPAGFPSPIELAEIILPAGARVAYDTPGTRAVAISQQVWVMEGGIELSVGGDTHALDAGDCLAMRLEGPIAFRNPTRREARYVVALAADQPSGGTKAHHLRSAP